ccAAAGATAAATGACcactttttatcattttctcgaATATATAACTAAAAAAGAAACCCAAgccctcagaaagaaaagaaacgCAACCTATCGCCGCTCTTCCCTCATCCAACGccgacccgacccgacccgactCTGGTAAATAAAGACTTCTATTAACCAaaagtatgattttttttttttttttttttttggctttttaatTATTGAGGTGTTTTAATGGAGATCAAGGGGATCTGGTTTTAttgttttttgtttgatttttgagTTTGCTACACTTAATTGTTGCTATTAACTGTAACTGATTTTAACTGTTCCCATCAATTATATGTGGTAAAAGTTGTCAAACAAAGATTAccaggcataatacataaacaggccCTCAAACTTAGCTTCAGCTGACAaatatgccctccaactttggggGTGCACAAtaaggcacctcaacttgtcaATTCACTTTGTCAGTCGAACACTtctaacttacaaaatgatcatatAGACACATCTAAAATTTACGTGCCACGTCAGCATTTATGTTTACGTGTTcaattttatacaagttgaAGTGCTTACTTGCGCACATTCTTGCTAGCTGAGACCAAGTTTGAGGGCTTGTTAATGTATTATGCCAATATTACCGCTATTAGAACTCAGTAACTTAAAAGAACTAGAATACATAACTCATAAGCTTCAAACCTTGTATCTGTTTGATCTTCAGTTTGCTAAACTTAATTGTTGTTATTTCCAAACTTGTGTATtgtccaaattccaagtttgcaatGTGCTTCATTCTAACTGAAATACACGCTTCAATATTAGTAAAAAGCTATAGTAAttttcgtttaaaaaaaaagaaaagaaaaagctatAGTAATTCTTAAGGatgttatgttgttattgctaTAGTAATTTTTAGGGatgttatgttgttattgtttttagtGACTAGATAGTCTCATTATGTGCTTGTTGGTTTAGGTAGAATGAAAAGCTATAATCTTTACAAGCTGCAATAATTTAGAACATAGTAACTAAAGAAAAACTAAAGAACGGGCAAACCCTTATGGGTTGTATCCGAAGATATTGAAAGAGATGTTTTTATGTCAGCAACAGAAGTCCAagcttatggaattgttgatctTGTTGCGGTAATAACATGGATTTCGCGCAAATCTATGATTTGAGATTTTATCTTCGAATTGAATATTCTACTAAGTAGAAGTAATTCATCAATCTAAAACACCCCATCATACTATGGTATTCGACCCGAAAAGCTCCACAGAGTTGTCGTACACGGGTACTACGAGGCCCACGACTAGAATCCCGAATGCGTAAGTTTTAAATCGTAGCTCCGTGTCTACTCATAGGGGGTCTTGGGAAGGTGGTTTTGTCGTGGTGTCATTACTTCCTTCTTTCTGTTTGATTTTTAGTTTGCTGTACTTAATTGTTGCTATTTCTTTCACTGATTTCGACTTCGTTAGATTCTGCAATTTGTGAGTTTGAAACCACtatcctttttaatttatttgatgtACATTACAATCTTCTTTTTCGTCAAAATTCCTAGTTTGCAATTTGCTTCATTCTAACAGAAATGTTCCAATCCTCTTCTTTTTTGTCAAAGTTCCAAGTTGCAATGTGCTTCATTCTAACAGAAATGCACACTTCGAtagttaaaataaaatgaaaagctATGATCTTTACCAggttttgttgttattgtttttagtGACTAAATAGTCTCATTATGTGATTGTTGGTTTAGGTAGAGGTCCACTGAGGGTATTGTCGATTACTTTTTTCTTAATAACCGTTGTGCCGGAGGCAGCGTGTGCGCACCTTGACTAATTCCAATtgtacctgctacctcccactaGCATAACTACatggtaactctgtccaccaaggcttggACAGATGCGAAGAAATCACTTAGTCTTTTTTTGCCTCTGCTGAGAATTAAAACTTGGACTTCATTTTtctcaactcactttattgatCACTAGGCCAGTGCCCTAGGTGCTAGGGTTATTGTCAATTCTTGTGAATAGAGTTCTTCAATTGcattaaaatgagaaaaaaatacgTACTTTTATCGTTTGGGACATTTTTATTAGGTTGCTTGCTATTTCTAGTGATTGGAAAGTTTAGGACCCAATGTACTCCTTTTTGACTAGGAGTACATATTAAACTCTAAATCTGGAGTATCGAATTTGAAACGCCATTTGGTTACAATGCATACGCTGAATAACtcaaaaaagggtcaaaatgaaGCAATAGATCAAACAACTTATTAAGAGAAAATGTCGTTGGCCCTCAGTTATGTTCAGTCTTGTTGAACATAAAAGCATTGAGACATTCATTCATATCTAACTCCAGCAGTGAGACACATATTTGTCGTTACGGGTTTTAGATTATTTGGTCAATGGTTCCTACCTCAATTTTTCGGTGTCTATGGGATGAGAGGAACCACAAGTGTTTTGATGGGATCTCAACTCCTGTTCGTACTCTTAAAACCAAATGCTTAACGAATTTATTTTGTTAGCTAAATTAGGCCCCTGTATCTAGTTGTGAACAGTTTTTGGATGATGTTTGCTCTTTAGTTATAGTCTAGCTAGTGTACCTGAGCAACTCTTCTTATTCCCTGTATTTTTTGTCagcatcttcttgatgccttttaatgaaattctcctccgtaaaaaaaaaagacaatagTACTATTTTGTTATCATTTCTCTgctataattttgaaaataaaaattttccGTTGTAATTTTGTCATCAAGCTACTTGGGTTAAATTCAGTTCCTGTTCATTTTTGTTTGTGTAGATGGCATTGGTTGTTATATGTGGTCAACCATGTAGCGGGAAATCAACAGCTGCAGGTTGTTTAGCCGAAGTGCTTAGACAAACGGAACCAGAACCATCAGTTAGAACGATCGATGAAACTTCGTTTCATCTTAGTCGCAACCAAAGCTACGCGAACATGACTGAGGAAAAGAATTTAAGAGGCGTATTGAGGTCCGAAGTTGACAGATCTTTGTCGAAGGACGGTATAGTTATAGTGGATTCTCTTAATAGCATAAAGGGCTATAGATATGAGTTATGGTGTTTGGCTAGAGCAGCAGGGATTAGATATTGTGTCGTCCATTGTGACGTCGACGAACAATCTTGTAGAACATGGAACGGAGAACGTCGTGAGAGAGGAGAACCATcttatgatgataatatattTGAAGATCTTGTGAGAAGGTTTGAAAGGCCGGATAGCAAAAATCGATGGGATTCTCCGTTGTTCGAGTTATGGCCAGCTAAAGAAGGAATTGATAAATCCTCTACAACTATGGTCGATGCTTTGAGCTATTTAACGAAAAAAGTAGACTCGAAAACGAGGGATGTTAAGATTCTACAACCGACTATTGCGACCCAAAGTACACGTGGTTCGGAGGCAAATTCTTTATACGAGATGGATAGGGCGACACAAGAAGTTACGAGTGCCATTATGGAAGCTCAGTCCCGTGCTCTCGGGGGTCCTCTAAATGGTGTATCTCTTGGTCCAGGAATACCAACTGTAGATATTTCGAGGTCTGTTGGCCTGCCAGAGCTGCGTAGGCTACGACGAACTTTCATCAAGCTTGCTGGACAGACGAGCTTGAGCGGGCCGCCCCCTCCTTCAGATGCTGATAGTGCAAAAAGGATGTTTGTTGATTACTTGAACAGAGAACTAGGAAGTGGTTGAAGAATTATTGTTACGGCGACCCCAACTATTTTGTTGAAATTGCGCTCGTTTGCCCCTTTCTAAGAAACACGTGGAGGTCCGTGAGTTTTGAAGGGGTATAAGTGAGCTACTTGAGTAACGGCGAGGGCCTTTTTGGTACCAAAATGAGACGGAGGGTATAGTTGTCCTATTTTCAATAATCGAGGGGCAAAATTGGCCCTTCGTTAAGCAGGGCTGATTTGCAAGTAGAACCGATCAATCTCAATTTAGTGTGAAATTATATGCATTTATCTTATAAAGAATATTTGTACTGTATAATTTAATATGTTACCCTTTTTCCAGATTATTTATCTACGTTTACCAGTAACAATTACTTGTTAGTTTAGTATTTAAAAATTCGTTTGCTagtatttggaaaataatatgaCCAATCAATGGCCACTCGTACGTAGCACTTTAGCAGCAGCTTGCACCATGGCACATGAAGCAAATATGTACAGTGTTAGCAAAATGAAAAACGTACAGTGAGAATAGAAATAACTTAACCATAGTAAAGTGACAAAAAGTTCAGATGAACGATACCAAgttaatatgaaaatatttgtcATAGATTGTTTAGTTTGTGCAGACATCATATGCCAATAAGTATTTTTCAAGGTGAAACTTTTGGCTGTTGTCCCTTTTCGGGATTATTGCCAATTTAAgttaatatgaaaatatttgtcATATCTTGCAATTTATCATAACAAATTAAGTACGTGGTGAAATTTTTGGTTTTCCTGGGATTATTGTGTAGTAAATGATTCTCTTGCAACATACGAACcgtttgaaaattttgaaaatcttgAGAAAACATTACATCACGGTCAATTTTCGTAAATTATTGCAAAATGTTATAAATATGACTATCTAATGTTTTGTCTATAAGGTCGAACAATATATGAACAAACATTAAATTTGAGTCTAACGTTGTCTGAAAGGGTAATTTTCGAAGGTCTATATTTGAACCATTTTTAAGGAATAAAATCTAAATAGTAGCCTGAAAAGGTACATTTGCGTAAATCAACCTTTTTCAAGCATCCAATATAAGTACATCCAAACAAGGATGAACTTGCTTTTACATCCTTTAAGATTCAAAAGAAGAAACTAAGAACCAAAAGTGCAAAAATGAAAAGGGGTTACATCTGAATTTTGATAGTTCCTTCTTTGAGTTGTTAAACTCCGAGTGAACAATTTTTTACACTGTTAGGCAATACAAAAATTATCTACAAGCAAGCCTTGTTAAAAATGTGTGATTTGAAATCTCGAAAATAAGATATGTTACCCGTTACAACAGGTAAAAGTGGCCTGATGATGTAATAATTGTTTACACTGATAGTGAAAAAGAAACTCAAAACGAAAATAATGATGGATATCATGCATGTTAAGCTAAATGTCAGCCACTCTGATAGAAGACAGGGTTTAGTGATGAAAcaaaagacaaaattaatggtttaatggttaattagaaGTTAATtaatgtaaatataattaataaacagagaaaaatcaaatgaaaaagaaagaaaaatatattagcAGTAAAAATCTTTTGTCAAGGGAACTCGGAGTCTGGTGTAACAACTCAATCCCTATTTTTGAGCATTTGTATATTACAGGGGCGAGCAAAAAAAGggtacaaaaataaagaaaaataccGGCACCACGGTGGAACAGACGGTCTTTCTTGCTATGGTGTATCTGAAATAGTTGGTGGCAGTATCGAATAGCTAGTTGCTTGCATTTTCGTTGATCTTTTAGACTTACCTCTGACATTGTTCTTCTGGGCTTGTTTTCTGGATCCCCATCAATCAGATACTTACCTAAAGCAGTCGTACTGAAGGAAAAAACATGTGAAAACAGATTACAAAGTGGGAGAAAACTACTAGACAAGACACTTCCATTTTTTATCTTTCCtgattattaaaattttaattatctCATTAAAAgacaaagtttaaaaaatatatggacATGCACATAGTTGTGCTAGAGTTCAAGACATAATTAATTGGTTTTTTCCATTTTAGCCTTAGTAAAATTTTATCAATAATCATTTCCAACCCAACCCACCCATTTGACATCCCTAAAAGAAACATAGTAGTCAGGCTTTTAAGTATCGGTTATTCAAATATCAGGTATTAATAAATACATCTTCATTTGACAAAcaaagttaaaataaaaaaaatacgagagaatgaaataacataatttgattatttttttcattttatctttattttttgaatcGTTGTCTGAATCTAATAGagagtaaatatttaatggagagagattataacttaaacataagAATAAAGTTATTCAAATATCCCCTAATGAATATTTTAGGGACGTgtaaaatcaacaaaacaacaaataatttaAGACGGAAGGAcataattttatctttattttttataatgatACGTATTTTGAAATGGTCGAgcaaagataatttttttttttaatttgggatttaaattTGGGATTGGAATTTAATAATGGTCTACACCGTTTAAAAAGTGTACCTAATTTTAaatccaaattaataaaaaatgcgAGTCCTATACACCcgacacacacacaacacataatCTATTCCACACTTCGATTAATAAACATCCAGCGTTCATTCACACATATACTTAATATTATAACTTTATATAATCGTTTTAAGATGTAGTTAGTTAGTGGTAATTttttgatgtaatcatgtgCCCATTTTTGATATAAAAGTCCAAAAGTTCAATGTATAAATATCCTTTTCCTTTAAGATAGTTCTTTTccgtattttttttataatgacacgtattttgaaatatatatattttctgtaaGTGTATATGAAG
This portion of the Lycium ferocissimum isolate CSIRO_LF1 chromosome 1, AGI_CSIRO_Lferr_CH_V1, whole genome shotgun sequence genome encodes:
- the LOC132060027 gene encoding protein KTI12 homolog, which produces MALVVICGQPCSGKSTAAGCLAEVLRQTEPEPSVRTIDETSFHLSRNQSYANMTEEKNLRGVLRSEVDRSLSKDGIVIVDSLNSIKGYRYELWCLARAAGIRYCVVHCDVDEQSCRTWNGERRERGEPSYDDNIFEDLVRRFERPDSKNRWDSPLFELWPAKEGIDKSSTTMVDALSYLTKKVDSKTRDVKILQPTIATQSTRGSEANSLYEMDRATQEVTSAIMEAQSRALGGPLNGVSLGPGIPTVDISRSVGLPELRRLRRTFIKLAGQTSLSGPPPPSDADSAKRMFVDYLNRELGSG